Proteins encoded together in one Thermococcus gammatolerans EJ3 window:
- a CDS encoding Sjogren's syndrome/scleroderma autoantigen 1 family protein, whose protein sequence is MKGPTEEEIRKVIMPLMLSGAKMLDRHCPKCGSPLFEKDGRVFCPVCEYRAKQRREKARGLEDVLLQKLNELALDLPDDPEELEKRLSVMERIIDLIEKYRRLEGST, encoded by the coding sequence GTGAAAGGACCCACCGAGGAGGAGATTAGGAAGGTTATAATGCCCCTCATGCTATCTGGTGCAAAGATGCTCGACAGACACTGTCCCAAGTGTGGATCGCCGCTCTTTGAGAAGGATGGAAGGGTCTTCTGCCCGGTCTGTGAATACAGGGCAAAACAGAGGAGAGAGAAGGCAAGGGGACTCGAAGATGTACTCCTTCAAAAGCTGAACGAGCTTGCATTAGACCTTCCCGACGATCCAGAGGAGCTTGAGAAACGCTTAAGTGTGATGGAGAGGATAATAGACCTGATTGAAAAGTACAGAAGGCTGGAGGGATCAACGTGA
- a CDS encoding helix-turn-helix domain-containing protein → MKNRRVLKALEAGPKTVEEIAKETGLGVMEVRRYLLRFAEGGKVESFEKDGKIYWKIREKKPEEEEFKYV, encoded by the coding sequence GTGAAGAACAGGAGGGTTTTAAAGGCCCTTGAGGCTGGCCCCAAGACCGTTGAGGAGATAGCAAAGGAGACCGGACTGGGAGTAATGGAGGTCAGGAGATACCTCCTCCGGTTCGCGGAAGGGGGAAAGGTCGAGAGCTTCGAGAAGGACGGCAAAATATACTGGAAGATACGGGAGAAAAAGCCCGAGGAGGAAGAGTTCAAATACGTTTGA